The Malus sylvestris chromosome 12, drMalSylv7.2, whole genome shotgun sequence genome contains a region encoding:
- the LOC126592067 gene encoding UDP-glycosyltransferase 86A1-like: MEENHSKPHAIMVPLPIQGHVIPFTNLAMKLASNGFTITFVNTKCVHRQLLKSQPNNNSGDQDDIFSKVRESGLDIRYTTVSDGLPLAFNRFQNLDQFLECSLHVFPAHVDELVGDLVQSDPSISCLIADTYHCWPATIANKYNLVHISFWTQPALVFNIYYHLDLLIKNGHFGSQDNREGTIDYIPGVKAIEPKDLMSNLQETDISTPMHRVIYKAYEEVKGADFILCNTVQELESESLSALQEKQPTYAIGPVLSNKPTKGMVATNLMSEFDCTQWLHTKPHGSVLFISFGSYGQVTKNDFEEIAHGLLLSKVSFIWVLRPDTTSYDETCIMPVGFEDETKDRGLMVPWCSQIEVLLHPAIGGFLTHCGWNSILESMRCGVPMLCFPLWTDQITNRKLVVDDWGIGLNLCDTVKLVTRGEVGEKINRLMCGDSGDGLQKQIKKVRQTSEDALAVNGSSERNLSQFICGVKEKIRTRA, translated from the exons atggaggaaAATCACTCAAAGCCTCACGCAATCATGGTGCCTCTTCCTATCCAAGGCCATGTAATCCCATTCACCAATCTAGCCATGAAGCTTGCATCAAATGGTTTCACCATCACTTTTGTCAACACCAAATGTGTTCACCGCCAGCTACTCAAATCACAACCCAACAACAACTCTGGAGATCAAGATGACATCTTCTCCAAAGTGCGGGAATCCGGCCTAGACATACGTTACACAACGGTGAGTGATGGTCTTCCATTAGCCTTCAACCGATTTCAGAATCTCGACCAATTTCTCGAGTGTTCTTTGCATGTCTTCCCTGCTCATGTTGATGAACTTGTTGGAGATTTAGTCCAATCTGACCCCTCAATCTCTTGCTTGATCGCTGATACCTACCACTGTTGGCCAGCAACCATAGCCAACAAGTACAATCTTGTCCATATTTCTTTCTGGACTCAACCAGCTCTAGTTTTTAACATCTACTATCACTTGGACCTCCTCATAAAAAATGGTCATTTTGGTTCTCAAG ATAATCGTGAGGGCACCATCGATTACATACCTGGAGTGAAGGCTATTGAACCAAAGGACTTGATGTCAAACTTGCAAGAAACAGATATATCAACACCGATGCACCGCGTCATATACAAGGCATACGAGGAAGTGAAAGGGGCAGATTTCATATTGTGTAATACAGTGCAAGAACTTGAATCCGAGTCCCTCTCAGCCTTGCAAGAGAAGCAACCCACCTATGCAATTGGTCCTGTTCTCTCCAATAAACCTACTAAGGGTATGGTGGCTACCAATTTAATGTCAGAGTTTGACTGTACTCAGTGGCTCCACACTAAGCCTCATGGTTCAGTTTTGTTCATTTCATTTGGAAGCTATGGTCAAGTTACTAAAAATGATTTCGAAGAAATAGCTCATGGACTTTTGCTTAGTAAAGTGAGTTTCATCTGGGTGCTTCGACCGGACACAACAAGTTATGATGAAACATGTATCATGCCGGTCGGATTTGAGGACGAGACTAAAGATAGAGGGTTGATGGTGCCATGGTGCTCTCAGATTGAGGTGCTTTTGCATCCAGCAATAGGAGGGTTCTTAACACATTGTGGATGGAATTCCATACTTGAAAGTATGCGGTGTGGTGTTCCCATGTTGTGTTTTCCTCTATGGACTGACCAAATCACTAATAGGAAACTAGTAGTTGATGATTGGGGGATTGGACTAAATCTTTGTGATACAGTTAAACTCGTTACAAGGGGAGAAGTAGGGGAGAAGATCAACCGTCTGATGTGTGGAGATTCGGGTGATGGATTACAGAAACAGATCAAGAAAGTAAGGCAAACTTCAGAGGACGCATTGGCTGTAAATGGGTCATCAGAAAGAAATTTATCTCAATTCATTTGTGGCGTTAAGGAAAAAATTCGGACACGAGCGTGA
- the LOC126592066 gene encoding UDP-glycosyltransferase 86A1-like encodes MAVICPHITDITQLRSVFQFITCLLSQKHLEREREREREMEDKASNPHAIMVPLPLQGHVIPFTHLATKLASQGFTLTFVNTQYIHHHILKSQPNDKTEDDIFATARKSGLDIRYTTVSDGFPLAFDRFQNLDQFLEGTLHVFPAHVDELVGDLVQSEPSITCLIVDTFQSWSATIANKYNLIHISFWTEPALVLNIYYHLDLLRKNGHFGAHDNREDIIDYIPSVKAIEPRDLMSYLQTTDLFCPMLRIFYKAFREVKRADFILCNTVQELEFESLSALQAKQPTYAIGPVFPDSLTKNIVATNLMPEFDCIHWLHKKPHGSVLFISFGSYAQVTKDDFEEIAYGLLLSEVNFIWVLRPDTTGYDETYILPVGFEDEIKDRGLMVPWCSQIEVLSHPAVGGFLTHCGWNSILESMRCGVPMLCFPLVADQITNRKLVVDDWGVGLNLCDRVKPVRRVDVAEKINRLICGESGDGLQKKVMKVTQTLEDAVALNGSSQRNLSQFISNVKEKIRTRM; translated from the exons ATGGCAGTCATCTGTCCACACATCACAGACATCACACAATTAAGAAGTGTTTTTCAGTTCATCACTTGCCTACTTTCTCAGAAAcacctagagagagagagagagagagagagagagatggaggacAAAGCCTCAAACCCTCATGCAATTATGGTTCCTCTTCCTCTCCAAGGCCATGTAATCCCATTCACCCATCTGGCCACGAAGCTTGCTTCACAAGGCTTCACCCTCACTTTTGTCAACACCCAATATATCCACCACCACATACTCAAGTCCCAACCCAACGACAAAACAGAAGACGATATCTTTGCCACAGCGCGTAAATCTGGTCTAGACATACGCTACACAACAGTGAGTGATGGATTTCCACTAGCTTTCGACCGATTTCAGAACCTCGACCAATTTCTTGAGGGTACTTTGCATGTCTTCCCTGCCCATGTGGATGAACTTGTTGGCGATTTAGTCCAATCTGAACCCTCAATCACTTGTTTGATTGTTGATACTTTCCAATCATGGTCAGCAACCATAGCCAACAAGTACAACCTTATCCATATTTCCTTCTGGACTGAACCAGCCCTAGTCTTAAACATCTACTATCACTTGGACCTTCTCCGAAAAAATGGTCATTTCGGTGCTCATG ATAATCGCGAGGACATCATTGATTACATACCTAGCGTGAAAGCTATTGAACCAAGGGACTTGATGTCATACCTCCAAACAACAGATTTATTTTGCCCAATGCTCCGCATCTTTTACAAGGCATTTCGCGAAGTGAAAAGGGCAGATTTTATTTTGTGTAATACAGTGCAAGAACTTGAATTTGAGTCCCTTTCTGCCTTGCAAGCGAAGCAACCAACATATGCAATTGGCCCCGTCTTCCCCGATAGTCTCACCAAGAACATCGTGGCTACCAATCTGATGCCAGAATTTGACTGCATCCATTGGCTCCACAAGAAGCCCCATGGTTCGGTTTTGTTCATTTCTTTTGGCAGCTATGCTCAAGTTACAAAGGATGATTTTGAGGAAATAGCTTATGGGCTTTTGCTTAGTGAAGTGAATTTCATCTGGGTACTTCGTCCCGACACTACAGGTTATGATGAAACGTATATTCTACCAGTCGGATTTGAAGATGAGATTAAAGATAGAGGGTTGATGGTGCCATGGTGCTCTCAGATTGAGGTGCTTTCACATCCAGCAGTAGGAGGGTTCTTAACGCATTGTGGATGGAATTCTATACTGGAAAGTATGCGGTGTGGTGTTCCCATGCTATGTTTTCCTCTAGTGGCTGACCAAATCACTAATAGGAAACTAGTAGTTGATGACTGGGGCGTTGGACTCAATCTTTGTGATCGGGTTAAACCCGTTAGAAGGGTGGATGTAGCAGAGAAGATCAACCGTCTGATATGTGGAGAATCGGGTGATGGTTTGCAGAAGAAGGTCATGAAAGTAACACAAACATTGGAGGATGCAGTGGCTCTAAATGGGTCATCACAAAGGAATTTATCTCAATTCATTAGTAATGTGAAGGAAAAAATTAGGACACGAATGTGA
- the LOC126592068 gene encoding UDP-glycosyltransferase 86A1-like: MEDKASNPHAIMVPLPLQGHVTPLTHLATKLASQGFTITFVNTQYIHHHILKSQPNDNTEDDIFATARKSGLDIRYTTVSDGFPLAFNRIQNLDQSLEGALHVFPAHVDELVGDLVQSDPSITCLIVDTFQSWSATIANKYNLIHISFWTEPALVLNIYYHLDLLRKNGHFGAHDNREDIIDYIPSVKAIEPRDLMSYLQTTDLFCPMLRIFYKAFREVKRADFILCNTVQELEFESLSALQAKQPTYAIGPVFPDSLTKNIVATNLMPEFDCIHWLHKKPHGSVLFISFGSYAQVTKDDFEEIAYGLLLSEVNFIWVLRPDTTGYDETYILPVGFEDEIKDRGLMVPWCSQIEVLSHPAVGGFLTHCGWNSILESMRCGVPMLCFPLVADQITNRKLVVDDWGVGLNLCDRVKPVRRVEVAEKINRLICGKSGDGLQKKVMKVTQTLEDAVALNGSSQKNLSQFISNVKEKIQTRM, encoded by the exons atggaGGACAAAGCCTCAAACCCTCATGCAATCATGGTGCCTCTTCCTCTCCAAGGCCATGTAACCCCATTGACACATCTGGCCACGAAGCTTGCTTCACAGGGCTTCACCATCACTTTTGTCAACACCCAATATATCCACCACCACATACTCAAGTCACAACCCAACGACAACACAGAAGACGATATCTTTGCCACGGCGCGTAAATCTGGTCTAGACATACGGTACACAACAGTGAGTGATGGATTTCCACTAGCTTTCAACCGAATCCAGAACCTCGACCAATCTCTTGAGGGTGCTTTGCATGTCTTCCCTGCCCATGTGGATGAACTTGTTGGAGATTTAGTCCAATCTGACCCCTCAATCACTTGTTTGATTGTTGATACTTTCCAATCATGGTCAGCAACCATAGCCAACAAGTACAACCTTATCCATATTTCCTTCTGGACTGAACCAGCCCTAGTCTTAAACATCTACTATCACTTGGACCTTCTCCGAAAAAATGGTCATTTCGGTGCTCATG ATAATCGCGAGGACATCATTGATTACATACCTAGCGTGAAAGCTATTGAACCAAGGGACTTGATGTCATACCTCCAAACAACAGATTTATTTTGCCCAATGCTCCGCATCTTTTACAAGGCATTTCGCGAAGTGAAAAGGGCAGATTTTATTTTGTGTAATACAGTGCAAGAACTTGAATTTGAGTCCCTTTCTGCCTTGCAAGCGAAGCAACCAACATATGCAATTGGCCCCGTCTTCCCCGATAGTCTCACCAAGAACATCGTGGCTACCAATCTGATGCCAGAATTTGACTGCATCCATTGGCTCCACAAGAAGCCCCATGGTTCGGTTTTGTTCATTTCTTTTGGCAGCTATGCTCAAGTTACAAAGGATGATTTTGAGGAAATAGCTTATGGGCTTTTGCTTAGTGAAGTGAATTTCATCTGGGTACTTCGTCCCGACACTACAGGTTATGATGAAACGTATATTCTACCAGTCGGATTTGAAGATGAGATTAAAGATAGAGGGTTGATGGTGCCATGGTGCTCTCAGATTGAGGTGCTTTCACATCCAGCAGTAGGAGGGTTCTTAACGCATTGTGGATGGAATTCTATACTGGAAAGTATGAGGTGTGGTGTTCCCATGCTATGTTTTCCTCTAGTGGCTGACCAAATCACTAATAGGAAACTAGTAGTTGATGATTGGGGCGTTGGACTCAATCTTTGTGATCGGGTTAAACCAGTTAGAAGGGTGGAGGTAGCAGAGAAGATCAACCGTCTGATATGTGGAAAATCGGGTGACGGTTTGCAGAAGAAGGTCATGAAAGTAACACAAACATTGGAGGATGCAGTGGCTCTAAATGGGTCATCACAAAAGAACTTATCTCAATTCATTAGTAATGTGAAGGAAAAAATTCAGACACGAATGTGA